A genome region from Gossypium hirsutum isolate 1008001.06 chromosome A04, Gossypium_hirsutum_v2.1, whole genome shotgun sequence includes the following:
- the LOC107948383 gene encoding pentatricopeptide repeat-containing protein At2g36240: protein MKKKNLLKPLQNPPSKCQQSLPPLSPLMDSPQIPIPSLSLFPTTPQPHHHKQLFSFLKAHLTHQPLTPKTLLHFLKTKLHHHPIFTHYDFQVFSWASTVDSFRHDHSTYLWMAHSLASSHRFSLLRSLLSFVVANPCPCSPGIFSCPQIEPLFRFVIDAFCRSRKLSDAVFAFESMKKLIDGRPSVVIYNVMINGYLKSGDFDNALRFYERMEKDRVKPDVCTFNTLISGYCRNGKFESGLKLFKEMKEKSCRPNVVSFNTLIQGFFRERKVKEAIEMANEMTQSGCQFSTVTCEILVKGLCMEGQVLEASDMIVDFCRKGLLPKGFDYCGLVEELCGKGNAGRAFEVVNELWLKEDVPSSMACTTLIEGLRRSQRREDSFGLMEKMLKDGIVPDILTFNCLMQDLCDLGRTMDANKFRLLASAKGLEPDEVTYNILVYGYTRDGRRKEGENLVDEMLDKGYIPDIATYTRLMDRLSNSTSSTLEKVSAIHR from the coding sequence ATGAAGAAGAAGAACCTTCTTAAACCTCTCCAAAATCCTCCATCGAAATGCCAACAGTCACTCCCACCACTCTCTCCACTCATGGACTCACCCCAAATACCAATTCCTTCCCTTTCTCTCTTCCCCACAACACCCCAACCCCATCACCACAAGCAACTATTTTCCTTCCTCAAAGCTCACCTGACCCAccaacccttaacccctaaaacCCTCCTTCACTTCCTCAAAACTAAGCTTCACCATCACCCCATTTTCACCCACTATGACTTCCAAGTTTTCTCTTGGGCCTCCACCGTTGACTCTTTCCGTCATGATCACTCTACTTACCTGTGGATGGCTCATTCCTTAGCTTCCTCTCACCGTTTCTCCCTGCTTCGTTCTCTCCTTAGTTTTGTAGTTGCCAATCCTTGCCCTTGCTCTCCAGGTATCTTCTCTTGCCCTCAGATAGAACCCCTTTTTCGTTTCGTTATCGATGCGTTTTGTAGGTCTAGGAAGTTGAGTGATGCTGTTTTTGCTTTTGAATCCATGAAGAAATTGATCGATGGAAGGCCTAGTGTCGTTATTTATAATGTTATGATTAATGGGTATTTGAAAAGTGGGGATTTTGATAACGCTTTGAGGTTTTATGAGAGGATGGAAAAGGACAGAGTGAAACCAGATGTGTGTACATTTAATACTTTGATTAGTGGTTATTGCAGGAATGGGAAGTTTGAATCAGGATTGAAGTTGTTTAAAGAAATGAAGGAGAAAAGCTGTAGGCCTAATGTGGTTAGTTTTAACACTTTGATTCAAGGGTTTTTCAGAGAAAGGAAGGTTAAGGAAGCTATTGAGATGGCAAATGAGATGACTCAATCAGGGTGCCAATTTTCGACCGTGACTTGTGAGATTTTGGTCAAGGGTTTGTGTATGGAAGGCCAGGTTCTGGAGGCATCTGACATGATCGTTGATTTCTGTAGGAAGGGACTTTTGCCGAAGGGGTTTGATTATTGTGGTTTGGTTGAAGAGCTTTGTGGTAAAGGCAATGCTGGTAGAGCATTTGAGGTGGTTAATGAGTTATGGTTGAAAGAAGATGTTCCAAGTTCGATGGCTTGTACCACATTGATTGAAGGTTTAAGGAGATCCCAGAGAAGAGAAGATTCATTTGGATTGATGGAAAAAATGCTTAAAGATGGTATTGTTCCAGATATCCTGACTTTTAATTGTCTTATGCAAGATCTTTGTGATTTGGGAAGAACAATGGATGCAAATAAATTTAGATTATTGGCTTCAGCAAAGGGTTTAGAACCAGATGAGGTGACTTATAACATTTTGGTGTATGGATATACAAGGGATGGGAGAAGAAAGGAAGGTGAAAACTTGGTGGATGAGATGTTGGATAAAGGATATATACCTGATATTGCTACATATACTAGGTTGATGGATAGACTCTCCAATTCTACAAGTTCCACATTGGAGAAAGTAAGTGCCATTCATAGGTGA
- the LOC107948384 gene encoding 1-(5-phosphoribosyl)-5-[(5-phosphoribosylamino)methylideneamino] imidazole-4-carboxamide isomerase, chloroplastic: protein MRSSSLHGTSSIRELSSISHGRNFKSSLYDSSKHPFARAIPSLSFKSSHFCVRCTVSFRPCIDIHKGKVKQIVGSTLRDSKEDGSTLVTNFESDKLAAEFANLYKKDGLKGGHVIMLGAEPLSQAAALEALRAYPGGLQVGGGINLDNCLSYIDEGASHVIVTSYVFNNGQMDLERLKGLVNVIGKQRLVLDLSCRKKEDKYAIVTDRWQKFSDVYLDEEVLNFLARFADEFLVHGVDVEGKKLGIDKDLVALLGEHSPIPVTYAGGVTVMDDLETIKAAGKGRVDVTVGSALDIFGGNLAYSDVVAWHENNRRGIN, encoded by the exons ATGAGAAGTAGCAGCCTCCATGGGACTTCTTCGATACGGGAGCTAAGTAGCATTTCTCATGGCAGGAATTTCAAGTCCTCCTTATACGATTCTTCCAAGCACCCATTTGCCAGAGCCATCCCTTCACTAAGTTTCA AATCTAGTCATTTCTGTGTTCGTTGCACTGTCAGTTTTCGACCTTGCATTGATATTCACAAG GGGAAAGTGAAACAAATTGTTGGGTCAACTCTTAGAGATTCCAAGGAGGATGGATCAACCCTTGTAACCAATTTTGAATCGGATAAGTTGGCAGCTGAGTTTGCTAACTTGTACAAAAAAGATGGGCTAAAGGGAGGTCATGTAATCATGCTTGGAGCTGAGCCTCTAAGCCAAGCAGCAGCCCTTGAAGCATTGCGTGCATATCCTG GTGGCTTGCAAGTCGGAGGCGGGATCAATTTAGATAATTGTTTGAGTTACATTGATGAAGGAGCCAGCCATGTCATTGTCACCTCA TATGTATTTAACAACGGGCAAATGGACCTTGAAAGGCTCAAAGGTCTTGTCAATGTTATTGGTAAGCAAAGACTTGTTTTGGACCTTAGCTGCAGAAAGAAG GAAGACAAATATGCCATTGTCACTGATAGATGGCAAAAATTCAGTGATGTCTATCTTGATGAAGAAGTATTGAATTTTCTTGCCAGATTTGCAGATGAATTTTTGGTTCATGGTGTGGATGTTGAAGGGAAAAA GCTGGGAATAGACAAAGATCTCGTGGCATTGCTAGGCGAGCATTCTCCG ATTCCTGTCACTTATGCTGGCGGTGTGACAGTAATGGATGATTTAGAGACAATCAAAGCAGCAGGGAAGGGACGAGTGGACGTCACCGTAGGAAGTGCCTTGGATATTTTCGGGGGTAACTTAGCATACAGTGATGTAGTTGCATGGCATGAGAATAACAGGAGGGGCATAAACTAA